One Ooceraea biroi isolate clonal line C1 chromosome 6, Obir_v5.4, whole genome shotgun sequence genomic window carries:
- the LOC105286924 gene encoding uncharacterized protein LOC105286924 isoform X5, translated as MAVSTIETCPNSIYYKHDYSRGCYYLSSKKRISLDYHHCKKITTFLTSNFTLKFAIKAFSCALFFTFVVIHYSAFQLNIKTVRQAIKHTNHLLKDMMKRLHCACINLRDKNEIAIIQKYGRNAKYYTAALIVFFVIAKSAFWAIQIAIPYLDGVTPINGCRPHQLYIVAEYFIDQQKYYYVILLHMNAALFIGILTLIAMGTLLIAYLQHTCGMFRIACYRIERALQINIEKDISGNSESSIYTKLVDAIHIHREAMKLSEHLIRRFDTMYFCLTVLVVITISLNLFQILLSSDNIMETIVPIISVVVLILYVFFANFIGQNVTDHNNEVYTAAYNIRWYMCPIHVQRLILLLLQRKAREFHLTCGGMFVASFDCLATSIALWPFQQSKLVRIQFIVSMTILVGAIIYQITTILTSKFTPKFVIKAFSCILFFTLVVIHYGSFRLNIQTLKDMMKQLHCACINLRDKNEIAIIQKYGRNAKYYTAALIVFFVIAKSAFWASQIIIPYLDGITPINGCRPHQLYIVAEYFIDQQKYYYVILLHMNAALFIGILTLIAMGTLLIAYLQHTCGMFKIACYRIEHAMEINIEKDISGNSESSISKKIVYAVHIHREAMDTTFCVYRLSEHLISRFDTMYFCLTVLVVITMSLNLFQILLSSDSIMEATVPSLNLLILSLYVFFANFFGQNVIDHNNEVYAAAYNIRWYMCPIHVQRLILLLLQRKAREFHLTCGGLFIASFDCLATMAKATLSYFTLMHSARQ; from the exons ATGGCCGTTTCAACAATCGAAACTTGTCcgaattcaatttattataagcATGACTATTCTCGTGGGTGCTATTATCTATcaagtaagaaaagaattagtTTAGACTATCATCACTGTAAAaag ATAACTACATTTTTGACGTCAAATTTTACACTCAAATTTGCTATTAAAGCTTTCTCCTGTGCACTCTTCTTTACTTTTGTAGTGATACATTACAGTGCATTCCAATTAAACATCAAAACTGTACGTCAAGCGATAAAACACACTAATCATTTG CTAAAAGATATGATGAAGCGACTTCACTGTGCATGCATCAACCtaagagataaaaatgaaatcgcCATAATACAAAAGTATGGCAGGAATGCAAAATACTATACGGCTGCACTCATCG tATTCTTCGTTATTGCGAAATCTGCTTTTTGGGCCATTCAAATAGCAATTCCTTATCTCGATGGCGTTACGCCTATAAACGGATGCCGACCACATCAACTATACATAGTTGCCGAATACTTTATTgatcaacaaaaatattactatGTAATTTTGCTTCACATGAATGCAGCTCTATTTATCggaatattaacattaatagcAATGGGAACACTACTGATTGCATATCTCCAGCATACATGCGGAATGTTCAGAATTGCTTG TTATCGTATCGAACGCGCGTTGCagattaatatagaaaaagatattagtGGAAACAGCGAGTCTTCGATATACACGAAATTAGTTGATGCCATACACATTCATCGAGAAGCTATGAA ATTGTCCGAACATTTGATACGTAGGTTTGACACAATGTACTTTTGTTTAACAGTACTGGTAGTGATTACTATAAGTCTCAATCTTTTTCAA attttattatcttcCGATAATATAATGGAAACTATAGTTCCTATTATAAGTGTAGTCGTTCTTATTCTATACGTGTTTTTTGCCAATTTCATTGGACAGAATGTTACTGACCACAATAATGAAGTTTATACTGCCGC ATACAACATTCGATGGTACATGTGTCCTATCCATGTACAAAGATTGATACTGCTACTTTTGCAAAGAAAGGCTAGAGAATTTCATTTAACTTGCGGAGGAATGTTCGTAGCATCTTTCGACTGTCTCGCAACG TCTATTGCATTATGGCCGTTTCAACAATCGAAACTTGTCCGAATTCAATTTATTGTAAGCATGACTATTCTCGTGGGTGCTATTATCTATcaa ATTACTACAATTTTGACGTCAAAATTTACAccaaaatttgttattaaagcTTTCTCCTGTATACTCTTCTTTACTCTTGTAGTGATACATTACGGTTCATTTCGATTAAACATCCAAACC CTAAAAGATATGATGAAGCAACTTCACTGTGCATGCATCAACCtaagagataaaaatgaaatcgcCATAATACAAAAGTATGGCAGGAATGCAAAATACTATACGGCTGCACTCATCG tATTCTTCGTTATTGCGAAATCTGCTTTTTGGGCAAGTCAAATCATAATACCTTATCTCGATGGCATTACGCCTATAAACGGATGCCGACCACATCAACTATACATAGTTGCCGAATACTTTATTgatcaacaaaaatattactatGTAATTTTGCTTCACATGAATGCAGCTCTATTTATCggaatattaacattaatagcAATGGGAACCCTACTGATTGCATATCTCCAGCATACATGTGGAATGTTCAAAATTGCTTG tTATCGTATCGAACATGCGATGGagattaatatagaaaaagatattagtGGAAACAGCGAGTCTTCGATATCCAAGAAAATAGTTTATGCCGTACATATTCATCGAGAAGCTATGGA CACTACATTCTGTGTTTACAGATTGTCCGAGCATTTGATATCTAGGTTTGACACAATGTACTTTTGTTTAACAGTGCTGGTGGTGATTACTATGAGTCTCAATCTTTTTCAA attttattatcttcCGATAGTATAATGGAAGCTACAGTTCCTTCTTTAAACCTACTCATTTTAAGTCTATACGTGTTTTTTGCCAATTTCTTTGGACAGAATGTTATTGACCACAATAATGAAGTTTATGCTGCCGC ATACAACATTCGATGGTACATGTGTCCTATCCATGTACAAAGATTGATACTACTGCTTTTGCAAAGGAAGGCTAGAGAATTTCATTTAACTTGCGGAGGACTGTTCATAGCGTCTTTCGACTGTCTCGCAACG ATGGCAAAAGCAACGCTGTCTTATTTTACTCTCATGCATTCCGCACGAcaataa
- the LOC105286924 gene encoding uncharacterized protein LOC105286924 isoform X6 codes for MAVSTIETCPNSIYYKHDYSRGCYYLSSKKRISLDYHHCKKITTFLTSNFTLKFAIKAFSCALFFTFVVIHYSAFQLNIKTLKDMMKRLHCACINLRDKNEIAIIQKYGRNAKYYTAALIVFFVIAKSAFWAIQIAIPYLDGVTPINGCRPHQLYIVAEYFIDQQKYYYVILLHMNAALFIGILTLIAMGTLLIAYLQHTCGMFRIACYRIERALQINIEKDISGNSESSIYTKLVDAIHIHREAMKLSEHLIRRFDTMYFCLTVLVVITISLNLFQILLSSDNIMETIVPIISVVVLILYVFFANFIGQNVTDHNNEVYTAAYNIRWYMCPIHVQRLILLLLQRKAREFHLTCGGMFVASFDCLATSIALWPFQQSKLVRIQFIVSMTILVGAIIYQITTILTSKFTPKFVIKAFSCILFFTLVVIHYGSFRLNIQTLKDMMKQLHCACINLRDKNEIAIIQKYGRNAKYYTAALIVFFVIAKSAFWASQIIIPYLDGITPINGCRPHQLYIVAEYFIDQQKYYYVILLHMNAALFIGILTLIAMGTLLIAYLQHTCGMFKIACYRIEHAMEINIEKDISGNSESSISKKIVYAVHIHREAMDTTFCVYRLSEHLISRFDTMYFCLTVLVVITMSLNLFQILLSSDSIMEATVPSLNLLILSLYVFFANFFGQNVIDHNNEVYAAAYNIRWYMCPIHVQRLILLLLQRKAREFHLTCGGLFIASFDCLATMAKATLSYFTLMHSARQ; via the exons ATGGCCGTTTCAACAATCGAAACTTGTCcgaattcaatttattataagcATGACTATTCTCGTGGGTGCTATTATCTATcaagtaagaaaagaattagtTTAGACTATCATCACTGTAAAaag ATAACTACATTTTTGACGTCAAATTTTACACTCAAATTTGCTATTAAAGCTTTCTCCTGTGCACTCTTCTTTACTTTTGTAGTGATACATTACAGTGCATTCCAATTAAACATCAAAACT CTAAAAGATATGATGAAGCGACTTCACTGTGCATGCATCAACCtaagagataaaaatgaaatcgcCATAATACAAAAGTATGGCAGGAATGCAAAATACTATACGGCTGCACTCATCG tATTCTTCGTTATTGCGAAATCTGCTTTTTGGGCCATTCAAATAGCAATTCCTTATCTCGATGGCGTTACGCCTATAAACGGATGCCGACCACATCAACTATACATAGTTGCCGAATACTTTATTgatcaacaaaaatattactatGTAATTTTGCTTCACATGAATGCAGCTCTATTTATCggaatattaacattaatagcAATGGGAACACTACTGATTGCATATCTCCAGCATACATGCGGAATGTTCAGAATTGCTTG TTATCGTATCGAACGCGCGTTGCagattaatatagaaaaagatattagtGGAAACAGCGAGTCTTCGATATACACGAAATTAGTTGATGCCATACACATTCATCGAGAAGCTATGAA ATTGTCCGAACATTTGATACGTAGGTTTGACACAATGTACTTTTGTTTAACAGTACTGGTAGTGATTACTATAAGTCTCAATCTTTTTCAA attttattatcttcCGATAATATAATGGAAACTATAGTTCCTATTATAAGTGTAGTCGTTCTTATTCTATACGTGTTTTTTGCCAATTTCATTGGACAGAATGTTACTGACCACAATAATGAAGTTTATACTGCCGC ATACAACATTCGATGGTACATGTGTCCTATCCATGTACAAAGATTGATACTGCTACTTTTGCAAAGAAAGGCTAGAGAATTTCATTTAACTTGCGGAGGAATGTTCGTAGCATCTTTCGACTGTCTCGCAACG TCTATTGCATTATGGCCGTTTCAACAATCGAAACTTGTCCGAATTCAATTTATTGTAAGCATGACTATTCTCGTGGGTGCTATTATCTATcaa ATTACTACAATTTTGACGTCAAAATTTACAccaaaatttgttattaaagcTTTCTCCTGTATACTCTTCTTTACTCTTGTAGTGATACATTACGGTTCATTTCGATTAAACATCCAAACC CTAAAAGATATGATGAAGCAACTTCACTGTGCATGCATCAACCtaagagataaaaatgaaatcgcCATAATACAAAAGTATGGCAGGAATGCAAAATACTATACGGCTGCACTCATCG tATTCTTCGTTATTGCGAAATCTGCTTTTTGGGCAAGTCAAATCATAATACCTTATCTCGATGGCATTACGCCTATAAACGGATGCCGACCACATCAACTATACATAGTTGCCGAATACTTTATTgatcaacaaaaatattactatGTAATTTTGCTTCACATGAATGCAGCTCTATTTATCggaatattaacattaatagcAATGGGAACCCTACTGATTGCATATCTCCAGCATACATGTGGAATGTTCAAAATTGCTTG tTATCGTATCGAACATGCGATGGagattaatatagaaaaagatattagtGGAAACAGCGAGTCTTCGATATCCAAGAAAATAGTTTATGCCGTACATATTCATCGAGAAGCTATGGA CACTACATTCTGTGTTTACAGATTGTCCGAGCATTTGATATCTAGGTTTGACACAATGTACTTTTGTTTAACAGTGCTGGTGGTGATTACTATGAGTCTCAATCTTTTTCAA attttattatcttcCGATAGTATAATGGAAGCTACAGTTCCTTCTTTAAACCTACTCATTTTAAGTCTATACGTGTTTTTTGCCAATTTCTTTGGACAGAATGTTATTGACCACAATAATGAAGTTTATGCTGCCGC ATACAACATTCGATGGTACATGTGTCCTATCCATGTACAAAGATTGATACTACTGCTTTTGCAAAGGAAGGCTAGAGAATTTCATTTAACTTGCGGAGGACTGTTCATAGCGTCTTTCGACTGTCTCGCAACG ATGGCAAAAGCAACGCTGTCTTATTTTACTCTCATGCATTCCGCACGAcaataa
- the LOC105286924 gene encoding uncharacterized protein LOC105286924 isoform X7: MTILVGAIIYQITTFLTSNFTLKFAIKAFSCALFFTFVVIHYSAFQLNIKTVRQAIKHTNHLLKDMMKRLHCACINLRDKNEIAIIQKYGRNAKYYTAALIVFFVIAKSAFWAIQIAIPYLDGVTPINGCRPHQLYIVAEYFIDQQKYYYVILLHMNAALFIGILTLIAMGTLLIAYLQHTCGMFRIACYRIERALQINIEKDISGNSESSIYTKLVDAIHIHREAMKLSEHLIRRFDTMYFCLTVLVVITISLNLFQILLSSDNIMETIVPIISVVVLILYVFFANFIGQNVTDHNNEVYTAAYNIRWYMCPIHVQRLILLLLQRKAREFHLTCGGMFVASFDCLATSIALWPFQQSKLVRIQFIVSMTILVGAIIYQITTILTSKFTPKFVIKAFSCILFFTLVVIHYGSFRLNIQTLKDMMKQLHCACINLRDKNEIAIIQKYGRNAKYYTAALIVFFVIAKSAFWASQIIIPYLDGITPINGCRPHQLYIVAEYFIDQQKYYYVILLHMNAALFIGILTLIAMGTLLIAYLQHTCGMFKIACYRIEHAMEINIEKDISGNSESSISKKIVYAVHIHREAMDTTFCVYRLSEHLISRFDTMYFCLTVLVVITMSLNLFQILLSSDSIMEATVPSLNLLILSLYVFFANFFGQNVIDHNNEVYAAAYNIRWYMCPIHVQRLILLLLQRKAREFHLTCGGLFIASFDCLATMAKATLSYFTLMHSARQ, encoded by the exons ATGACTATTCTCGTGGGTGCTATTATCTATcaa ATAACTACATTTTTGACGTCAAATTTTACACTCAAATTTGCTATTAAAGCTTTCTCCTGTGCACTCTTCTTTACTTTTGTAGTGATACATTACAGTGCATTCCAATTAAACATCAAAACTGTACGTCAAGCGATAAAACACACTAATCATTTG CTAAAAGATATGATGAAGCGACTTCACTGTGCATGCATCAACCtaagagataaaaatgaaatcgcCATAATACAAAAGTATGGCAGGAATGCAAAATACTATACGGCTGCACTCATCG tATTCTTCGTTATTGCGAAATCTGCTTTTTGGGCCATTCAAATAGCAATTCCTTATCTCGATGGCGTTACGCCTATAAACGGATGCCGACCACATCAACTATACATAGTTGCCGAATACTTTATTgatcaacaaaaatattactatGTAATTTTGCTTCACATGAATGCAGCTCTATTTATCggaatattaacattaatagcAATGGGAACACTACTGATTGCATATCTCCAGCATACATGCGGAATGTTCAGAATTGCTTG TTATCGTATCGAACGCGCGTTGCagattaatatagaaaaagatattagtGGAAACAGCGAGTCTTCGATATACACGAAATTAGTTGATGCCATACACATTCATCGAGAAGCTATGAA ATTGTCCGAACATTTGATACGTAGGTTTGACACAATGTACTTTTGTTTAACAGTACTGGTAGTGATTACTATAAGTCTCAATCTTTTTCAA attttattatcttcCGATAATATAATGGAAACTATAGTTCCTATTATAAGTGTAGTCGTTCTTATTCTATACGTGTTTTTTGCCAATTTCATTGGACAGAATGTTACTGACCACAATAATGAAGTTTATACTGCCGC ATACAACATTCGATGGTACATGTGTCCTATCCATGTACAAAGATTGATACTGCTACTTTTGCAAAGAAAGGCTAGAGAATTTCATTTAACTTGCGGAGGAATGTTCGTAGCATCTTTCGACTGTCTCGCAACG TCTATTGCATTATGGCCGTTTCAACAATCGAAACTTGTCCGAATTCAATTTATTGTAAGCATGACTATTCTCGTGGGTGCTATTATCTATcaa ATTACTACAATTTTGACGTCAAAATTTACAccaaaatttgttattaaagcTTTCTCCTGTATACTCTTCTTTACTCTTGTAGTGATACATTACGGTTCATTTCGATTAAACATCCAAACC CTAAAAGATATGATGAAGCAACTTCACTGTGCATGCATCAACCtaagagataaaaatgaaatcgcCATAATACAAAAGTATGGCAGGAATGCAAAATACTATACGGCTGCACTCATCG tATTCTTCGTTATTGCGAAATCTGCTTTTTGGGCAAGTCAAATCATAATACCTTATCTCGATGGCATTACGCCTATAAACGGATGCCGACCACATCAACTATACATAGTTGCCGAATACTTTATTgatcaacaaaaatattactatGTAATTTTGCTTCACATGAATGCAGCTCTATTTATCggaatattaacattaatagcAATGGGAACCCTACTGATTGCATATCTCCAGCATACATGTGGAATGTTCAAAATTGCTTG tTATCGTATCGAACATGCGATGGagattaatatagaaaaagatattagtGGAAACAGCGAGTCTTCGATATCCAAGAAAATAGTTTATGCCGTACATATTCATCGAGAAGCTATGGA CACTACATTCTGTGTTTACAGATTGTCCGAGCATTTGATATCTAGGTTTGACACAATGTACTTTTGTTTAACAGTGCTGGTGGTGATTACTATGAGTCTCAATCTTTTTCAA attttattatcttcCGATAGTATAATGGAAGCTACAGTTCCTTCTTTAAACCTACTCATTTTAAGTCTATACGTGTTTTTTGCCAATTTCTTTGGACAGAATGTTATTGACCACAATAATGAAGTTTATGCTGCCGC ATACAACATTCGATGGTACATGTGTCCTATCCATGTACAAAGATTGATACTACTGCTTTTGCAAAGGAAGGCTAGAGAATTTCATTTAACTTGCGGAGGACTGTTCATAGCGTCTTTCGACTGTCTCGCAACG ATGGCAAAAGCAACGCTGTCTTATTTTACTCTCATGCATTCCGCACGAcaataa
- the LOC113562183 gene encoding uncharacterized protein LOC113562183, producing the protein MLIKHKNTTFCVYRLSEHLISRFDTMYFCLTVLVVITMSLNLFQILLSSDSIMEATVPSLNLLILSLYVFFANFFGQNVIDHNNEVYAAAYNIRWYMCPIHVQRLILLLLQRKAREFHLTCGGLFIASFDCLATMAKATLSYFTLMHSARQ; encoded by the exons ATGttgataaaacataaaaa CACTACATTCTGTGTTTACAGATTGTCCGAGCATTTGATCTCTAGGTTTGACACAATGTACTTTTGTTTAACAGTGCTGGTGGTGATTACTATGAGTCTCAATCTTTTTCAA attttattatcttcCGATAGTATAATGGAAGCTACAGTTCCTTCTTTAAACCTACTCATTTTAAGTCTATACGTGTTTTTTGCCAATTTCTTTGGACAGAATGTTATTGACCACAATAATGAAGTTTATGCTGCCGC ATACAACATTCGATGGTACATGTGTCCTATCCATGTACAAAGATTGATACTACTGCTTTTGCAAAGGAAGGCTAGAGAATTTCATTTAACTTGCGGAGGACTGTTCATAGCGTCTTTCGACTGTCTCGCAACG ATGGCAAAAGCAACGCTGTCTTATTTTACTCTCATGCATTCCGCACGAcaataa